A single Crateriforma conspicua DNA region contains:
- the pta gene encoding phosphate acetyltransferase: MPKSLYLATNANATGKRMVALGVMELAMRRFDRVAFFRPIVRHSPEDDQSIRLMRARYRMETTPAQMAGVTRREARQMLAADQYDGLIQRIQAVFKTLEENADFVVVEGTSFQGLVPEIEFELNADIAINLGCALMPVYAASHDTVEDCVQSIRIGNDSLTDHGGQIVATVVNQVTEKMDTGLRQACHDAGLDAQAPMYFLPEVALLRHPTVREIQKGIGATLLSGDEVTLDREISRLKVAAMQLPSFAERIFPSSLVITPGDRSDILAGCALSCLRPEGPAPAGVVLTGGILPPDSIRDMVRHACGLPILMTTDDTFTAARKASQVRAEIGEHAPRKIESAIGLFEQNIDNDDLAGRLQAPVAFKVTPLLFEYSLIQRARAVDTRIVLPEGTEPRILQAVDVLRRRKVADLILLGDPAEIQAAAVAAGVALPDEGVEIINPFDSPLHEQFSQEYYEMRRDRGVTLDVARDRMHEVSYFGTMLVHRGLAGGMVSGSRHTTANTIRPAFEFVKTRPGVGVVSSVFLMCLRHSVLVYGDCAVIPNPSADELVEIASSSADTAAQFGIEPRVAMLSYSTGESGKGADVDRVRQATEMLRRRRPELPVEGPLQYDAAIDPRVAAQKMPDSQVAGRATVFVFPDLNTGNNTYKAVQRSAGAVAIGPVLQGLNKPVNDLSRGCTVADIVNTVAITAVQAQSVSVPENATSSTTTIPTGTSP; this comes from the coding sequence ATGCCCAAAAGCTTGTATCTGGCGACCAATGCCAATGCGACCGGCAAACGCATGGTCGCTCTTGGCGTGATGGAACTGGCCATGCGACGCTTTGATCGCGTCGCCTTCTTTCGCCCAATCGTCCGTCATAGTCCCGAGGACGATCAAAGCATTCGATTGATGCGGGCACGTTACCGCATGGAAACGACCCCGGCGCAAATGGCCGGCGTGACACGTCGCGAAGCCCGCCAGATGTTGGCCGCAGATCAGTACGACGGACTGATCCAACGGATCCAAGCGGTGTTCAAGACGCTGGAGGAGAACGCCGACTTCGTGGTCGTCGAAGGCACCAGTTTCCAAGGCTTGGTGCCGGAGATCGAATTCGAGCTGAATGCCGACATTGCGATCAACCTGGGATGTGCCCTGATGCCCGTCTATGCCGCGTCGCACGACACGGTGGAAGACTGTGTGCAATCGATCCGCATCGGCAACGACAGCTTGACCGACCATGGCGGGCAAATCGTCGCGACGGTGGTCAATCAGGTGACCGAAAAGATGGACACCGGGCTACGCCAAGCCTGTCACGATGCCGGCTTGGACGCGCAAGCGCCGATGTATTTCTTGCCCGAGGTCGCGCTGCTGCGCCACCCCACGGTCCGCGAAATTCAAAAGGGCATCGGCGCGACGTTGCTTTCCGGTGACGAAGTGACGTTGGATCGCGAGATCTCGCGTTTGAAGGTCGCGGCGATGCAGTTGCCCAGTTTTGCCGAGCGAATTTTTCCGTCCAGTTTGGTGATCACCCCCGGCGACCGCAGCGACATCTTGGCCGGGTGTGCCCTGTCCTGTTTGCGTCCGGAAGGACCGGCGCCGGCGGGTGTCGTGTTGACCGGTGGAATCCTGCCGCCCGATTCGATTCGTGACATGGTCCGTCACGCGTGTGGGTTGCCGATCCTGATGACGACCGACGACACGTTCACCGCGGCGCGAAAGGCGTCCCAGGTGCGTGCCGAAATCGGTGAACACGCGCCAAGAAAGATCGAATCGGCCATTGGGCTGTTTGAACAGAACATCGACAACGATGACTTGGCCGGGCGACTGCAGGCGCCGGTCGCCTTCAAGGTCACACCGCTGTTGTTCGAATACTCGCTGATCCAGCGGGCCCGCGCCGTCGACACGCGAATCGTGTTGCCCGAAGGCACTGAACCTCGGATCTTGCAAGCCGTCGATGTGCTGCGACGCCGCAAAGTGGCCGACCTGATCCTGTTGGGAGATCCGGCGGAGATCCAAGCGGCGGCGGTGGCCGCCGGCGTGGCGTTGCCCGACGAAGGCGTGGAGATCATCAATCCGTTCGACAGCCCGCTGCATGAACAGTTTTCCCAGGAATACTACGAAATGCGCCGTGACCGTGGGGTCACCTTGGACGTGGCCCGCGACCGGATGCACGAAGTCAGCTATTTCGGCACGATGTTGGTCCACCGCGGGTTGGCCGGTGGCATGGTCAGTGGTTCACGCCACACGACGGCCAACACGATTCGGCCCGCGTTCGAATTTGTCAAAACGCGGCCCGGGGTTGGCGTGGTCAGCAGTGTCTTTTTGATGTGTCTGCGTCACAGCGTTTTGGTGTACGGCGATTGTGCGGTGATCCCCAATCCGTCGGCCGACGAACTGGTGGAAATCGCCAGCAGTAGTGCCGATACCGCGGCGCAGTTCGGGATCGAACCACGCGTGGCGATGCTGTCCTATTCCACCGGTGAAAGTGGAAAGGGCGCCGACGTCGATCGGGTCCGACAAGCCACCGAAATGCTACGCCGCCGACGTCCGGAATTGCCCGTCGAAGGTCCGCTGCAATACGACGCCGCGATCGACCCGCGGGTGGCTGCCCAAAAGATGCCTGACAGCCAAGTCGCCGGACGCGCAACGGTGTTCGTCTTTCCCGATTTGAATACCGGCAACAACACATACAAGGCCGTCCAGCGGTCGGCCGGCGCCGTCGCCATCGGTCCGGTCTTGCAAGGTTTGAACAAACCGGTGAACGACCTTTCGCGTGGTTGTACGGTCGCCGACATCGTCAACACGGTGGCCATCACGGCCGTTCAAGCGCAAAGCGTATCGGTCCCCGAAAACGCCACAAGTTCCACAACAACGATTCCAACGGGCACGTCCCCATGA
- a CDS encoding 4Fe-4S dicluster domain-containing protein: MISAVPSAQTITVVVSKGQSRNPEKRGLEQALAQQAGKIDGVRVIVVPHLYDLPRNSDSYRELAEVQGDLIIASWIFPRAAHWVLDRNQIRGRYQEFLADDDASGDAEPVTTTSSTDADEPTRVTELHPRPDRVIHCVDLKTGNDVGRYVDGIRELIGRTHPESAGLPIVGGKIVEVDEPTKRRWYPVIDFDRCTNCMECIDFCLFGVYGVDGAETILVEQPDNCRKGCPACSRVCPENAIIFPQHKAPAIAGAPTDGDEGFKIDLSQLFGAPAKGDDPIATAARERDEQLLLAGRDAVGIDDQLRRRQSDLENQPKDRLDNLIDALDDMDL; encoded by the coding sequence ATGATCTCAGCTGTACCCTCCGCCCAAACGATCACGGTCGTTGTATCCAAAGGCCAATCGCGAAACCCGGAAAAGCGTGGTTTGGAACAGGCCCTGGCGCAGCAGGCCGGGAAGATCGATGGCGTACGCGTGATCGTGGTGCCGCACCTGTACGACTTGCCCCGCAACAGTGATTCGTATCGTGAATTGGCCGAGGTCCAAGGCGACCTGATCATCGCCTCCTGGATCTTTCCGCGTGCGGCACACTGGGTGTTGGACCGGAATCAAATTCGCGGACGATACCAGGAATTTCTGGCCGACGATGACGCGTCCGGCGACGCCGAACCGGTCACGACGACGTCGTCGACCGACGCTGACGAACCCACTCGAGTCACCGAACTGCACCCGCGTCCGGATCGCGTCATCCACTGTGTCGATTTGAAGACCGGAAACGATGTCGGGCGATACGTCGACGGGATTCGTGAATTGATCGGCCGGACTCATCCGGAATCCGCGGGGCTGCCGATTGTCGGAGGAAAGATCGTCGAAGTGGACGAGCCGACCAAACGTCGGTGGTATCCCGTGATCGATTTCGATCGCTGCACCAATTGCATGGAGTGCATCGACTTTTGTCTGTTCGGCGTCTATGGCGTCGACGGTGCGGAAACCATCTTGGTCGAACAGCCCGACAACTGTCGCAAAGGTTGTCCGGCGTGCAGCCGCGTGTGTCCCGAAAATGCCATCATCTTTCCGCAGCACAAGGCCCCCGCGATCGCCGGCGCCCCGACCGATGGCGATGAAGGCTTCAAGATCGATCTTTCACAATTGTTTGGCGCACCGGCCAAGGGCGATGATCCGATCGCGACTGCGGCCCGCGAGCGTGACGAGCAGCTGTTGTTGGCCGGGCGAGATGCGGTTGGGATCGATGATCAGCTGCGACGCCGGCAATCGGATCTGGAGAATCAGCCGAAGGATCGGCTGGACAATCTGATCGACGCTTTGGACGACATGGACCTGTAG